From one Gracilibacillus salinarum genomic stretch:
- a CDS encoding carbamoyl phosphate synthase small subunit, whose product MQATTGYLVLNTGDVLEGQWLGAPKETEGELVFNTAMTGYQEVMTDPSYAGQIVTMTYPLIGNYGWNDIDYESLKPSLKGFIVSTPSHNPEHYESTNTLLEMLEQHYIPALSHVDTRALTRIIREHGEVYGKITTDPEQKPETNTVNETIVSTVSVREKQFFKTENPANNPTPHVVVMDFGYKHSIAKSLLALGCDVTVVPFDTNFAEMKAIDPDGVLLSNGPGNPKALEPLLGEMKQISESFPTMGICLGHQLIALAHGATTKRLPYGHRGSNHPVKDLQTGKVMITSQNHGYVVDYDSVNMTNWYVSHVNVNDKSVEGLKHKSKPLMTVQFHPEAHPGPIDTHHLFVDFIQQFITKGEKQHA is encoded by the coding sequence ATGCAAGCAACAACAGGTTATCTTGTTTTAAATACTGGTGATGTGTTAGAAGGTCAATGGTTGGGCGCCCCTAAAGAAACAGAGGGAGAGCTGGTTTTTAACACAGCAATGACTGGATATCAGGAAGTTATGACAGATCCCTCTTATGCAGGTCAAATCGTGACGATGACTTATCCGCTGATCGGAAATTACGGATGGAATGACATCGATTATGAAAGTTTGAAACCATCATTAAAAGGGTTTATTGTCTCGACACCTAGTCACAATCCGGAACACTATGAATCAACCAATACATTATTAGAAATGCTTGAACAGCATTATATTCCGGCATTATCACATGTCGATACGAGAGCTCTTACCCGAATTATCCGCGAACACGGAGAAGTGTACGGGAAGATAACGACAGATCCTGAACAGAAGCCGGAAACGAACACAGTAAATGAAACAATTGTTTCCACTGTTTCTGTGAGAGAGAAACAATTTTTCAAAACAGAGAATCCGGCTAATAATCCTACGCCGCATGTGGTGGTCATGGACTTTGGCTACAAACATTCGATTGCAAAATCATTATTAGCATTAGGGTGTGACGTTACGGTAGTACCATTTGATACAAATTTTGCAGAAATGAAGGCAATCGATCCCGATGGTGTTCTTTTATCCAACGGCCCAGGAAATCCTAAAGCATTAGAACCATTATTAGGAGAAATGAAACAAATTTCCGAAAGCTTTCCGACAATGGGAATCTGCTTAGGACATCAGTTAATTGCGCTTGCGCATGGTGCAACAACGAAACGTCTGCCTTATGGGCATAGAGGAAGTAACCATCCTGTAAAAGACTTACAGACAGGGAAAGTAATGATCACCTCACAAAATCATGGTTATGTAGTAGATTATGATTCTGTTAATATGACAAACTGGTACGTTTCCCATGTCAACGTAAACGATAAATCAGTAGAAGGACTAAAACATAAAAGCAAACCGTTAATGACGGTCCAATTTCATCCTGAGGCTCACCCGGGTCCTATTGATACGCACCATTTATTCGTAGATTTTATCCAGCAGTTTATTACCAAGGGAGAGAAACAGCATGCCTAA